A single window of Gossypium hirsutum isolate 1008001.06 chromosome A10, Gossypium_hirsutum_v2.1, whole genome shotgun sequence DNA harbors:
- the LOC121208619 gene encoding putative lipid-transfer protein DIR1, whose amino-acid sequence MEKMKGLQALILAMVMVMAIATTDAQSICNMPASGLMACKPAVTPPNPPPPTSTCCSALSHADMRCLCSYKNSKLLPSLGIDPNLAMKLPSLCKLPHPANC is encoded by the coding sequence ATGGAGAAAATGAAGGGTCTGCAGGCACTTATATTGGCAATGGTAATGGTTATGGCGATCGCTACAACTGATGCTCAAAGCATTTGCAACATGCCAGCTTCAGGTTTGATGGCATGCAAACCAGCAGTGACCCCTCCCAACCCTCCGCCGCCCACGTCAACTTGCTGCTCCGCCCTCTCCCACGCTGACATGCGTTGCCTTTGCTCATATAAGAACTCCAAGCTGTTGCCTTCCCTTGGTATTGACCCAAACCTTGCCATGAAATTGCCTAGCTTGTGCAAGCTTCCTCATCCTGCAAATTGTTAG